A DNA window from Pseudoalteromonas spongiae UST010723-006 contains the following coding sequences:
- a CDS encoding sensor histidine kinase, translated as MMRFNAFSGRWLTSLLLLILVNGLLITHDYPLALILLVNLTSALWFLIETYRDAIAKCNTINLIDTLLISLRQGEYAIRANEAQDSALSSTVEHLNALATKMQRDQRLVTEQQDLLAQIIEKVDFALLVFNEHSCIFRNQYAAQTFDASDQSNMWAWYKALLANQQQGKVALKINGKQHAFLIEQSYCRIGEQNYVLLVLKQLDSILYQQEKDALKKFVRILSHEINNTLAPIGTVARSLNKRLANDIDKDSFATGLTLINERANYLKSFMDNYVSLAKLPAAHKNIESCDTLCEQLTAIYPDIKIQYEQSVFGFFDISQIKQVLCHLINNACEASSPSPHVFLKLSANDTDIIFDVIDTGPGFSNLEDAGTAFYTTKSGGNGIGLMLSRVIIENHGSVLKLQNHTEGGAWVQFALERVINNTNSFK; from the coding sequence ATGATGCGGTTTAACGCATTTTCAGGGCGCTGGCTGACAAGCCTGCTGTTATTGATACTCGTCAATGGCTTACTGATCACTCATGATTACCCGTTAGCGCTTATTTTATTGGTAAATCTCACCTCAGCATTATGGTTTTTAATAGAGACCTATCGCGATGCGATAGCTAAATGCAATACGATTAATTTAATCGATACGTTATTGATTTCATTGCGCCAAGGTGAGTATGCAATTAGAGCAAATGAGGCACAAGATAGCGCGCTAAGCTCCACTGTTGAACACTTAAATGCCCTTGCAACTAAAATGCAAAGAGACCAGCGGTTAGTAACCGAGCAACAAGATTTGCTAGCGCAGATAATCGAGAAGGTTGATTTTGCATTGCTGGTGTTCAACGAACACAGCTGTATATTCAGAAATCAATACGCGGCGCAAACATTCGATGCAAGTGATCAAAGTAATATGTGGGCTTGGTACAAGGCGTTACTAGCCAATCAACAACAAGGAAAAGTGGCGTTAAAAATTAATGGCAAACAGCATGCATTTTTAATCGAGCAATCGTACTGTCGTATCGGTGAACAAAATTACGTTTTGTTAGTTTTAAAGCAATTGGATTCTATTTTATATCAACAAGAAAAAGACGCGCTTAAAAAGTTTGTTCGTATTCTAAGTCACGAGATTAATAATACACTGGCGCCAATTGGCACAGTCGCGCGCAGCCTAAATAAACGGCTCGCAAATGACATTGACAAGGATAGTTTTGCAACGGGATTAACGCTAATTAATGAACGTGCGAATTATTTAAAGTCGTTTATGGATAACTATGTGTCACTGGCAAAATTACCAGCGGCTCACAAAAACATTGAAAGCTGTGATACGTTATGCGAGCAGTTAACGGCAATTTACCCAGACATCAAAATTCAATATGAGCAAAGCGTGTTTGGCTTTTTCGATATAAGTCAGATAAAACAAGTGCTCTGTCATTTAATTAATAATGCATGTGAAGCATCTAGTCCATCACCACATGTGTTTTTAAAGCTTAGCGCAAACGATACAGACATTATATTTGATGTAATCGATACTGGACCTGGCTTTTCTAATTTGGAAGACGCCGGCACTGCGTTTTATACAACAAAAAGCGGGGGTAATGGTATTGGTTTAATGTTGTCACGCGTAATTATTGAAAATCATGGTTCGGTACTTAAACTTCAAAACCACACAGAGGGTGGGGCGTGGGTACAATTTGCATTAGAACGGGTTATTAACAATACCAATTCATTTAAGTAG
- a CDS encoding sigma-54-dependent transcriptional regulator produces the protein MKTILVVDDSLDIQASLKFFLEDEGYLCHGVLSPDTALDYVAKNSVDLVLLDMNFSQNTTSGAEGLTAIEALKELDPLLPVIVMTGWATLDLAVKALTTGAADFIEKPWQDERLAHAIKLQLNARRDKQDLARLTQEKQRSIAHQSALHAYSTQKQQVLSQLENLAKSDMNILLTGENGTGKSYYAKYIHQHSNRSKAGFIALNMGALSDELFNSEVFGHKKGAFTGASQDRLGAFTLAEDGTLFLDEIANLSAQSQAKLLHVLEERKYTALGSSKVLENKARIISATNADLSEAIVNDLFRQDLYYRLNTVEIEIPPLRSCKDDILPLANQFLTSFCKQYDKPALSLAQCAKQALLNYGFPGNVRELKHIIERVIFMANGQQITAQDLMLSATTSNSKPNVQHTVNMTLSIDEVIEQALLSRLEHFNGNASKAAKSLGMSRSAWYRKMSKYDAV, from the coding sequence TTGAAAACAATTTTAGTTGTCGACGACTCGCTTGATATTCAAGCGAGTCTCAAGTTCTTTTTAGAAGATGAAGGGTATCTTTGTCACGGTGTGCTTTCACCGGATACAGCGCTCGATTATGTTGCAAAAAACAGTGTCGATTTAGTGCTGCTTGATATGAATTTTAGCCAAAACACTACCAGTGGCGCAGAGGGTTTAACTGCAATTGAAGCGCTGAAAGAACTAGACCCGCTGTTACCTGTGATTGTGATGACGGGTTGGGCAACGCTTGATTTAGCCGTTAAAGCGTTAACCACGGGGGCTGCAGATTTTATCGAAAAACCGTGGCAAGATGAACGTTTAGCTCATGCAATTAAACTTCAGCTGAACGCACGTCGCGATAAGCAAGACTTAGCGCGATTAACCCAAGAAAAACAACGCTCAATTGCACACCAATCCGCATTACACGCATATAGTACACAAAAGCAGCAAGTTTTGAGTCAACTCGAAAACTTAGCAAAAAGCGATATGAATATACTGCTAACGGGTGAAAACGGCACCGGCAAAAGCTATTACGCGAAGTATATTCATCAGCATTCTAATCGCTCTAAAGCCGGTTTTATCGCTCTCAATATGGGGGCGCTGAGTGATGAGTTGTTTAACTCTGAAGTGTTTGGCCATAAAAAAGGAGCGTTTACTGGCGCAAGCCAAGATCGTTTAGGAGCGTTTACCTTAGCTGAAGATGGCACCTTGTTTTTAGATGAAATCGCTAACTTATCCGCACAATCACAAGCAAAGTTATTACATGTACTTGAAGAGCGAAAATACACAGCCCTTGGTAGCAGCAAGGTGTTAGAGAATAAAGCGCGTATTATTTCTGCAACTAATGCGGATTTATCTGAGGCAATTGTAAACGATTTGTTTCGCCAAGATTTATATTACCGTTTAAACACAGTTGAAATTGAAATCCCCCCGTTAAGATCGTGTAAAGACGATATTTTACCGCTTGCAAACCAGTTTTTAACATCATTCTGTAAGCAATACGATAAGCCTGCTTTATCACTTGCACAATGCGCCAAACAGGCACTGCTTAACTATGGTTTTCCGGGTAATGTTAGGGAGCTTAAACATATTATTGAGCGCGTTATATTTATGGCGAATGGACAGCAAATAACTGCTCAAGATTTAATGTTAAGTGCTACAACAAGCAATAGTAAACCAAATGTACAACACACAGTTAATATGACGCTCAGTATCGATGAAGTCATTGAACAAGCGTTATTATCACGACTCGAACACTTTAATGGCAATGCATCAAAAGCGGCCAAAAGTTTAGGAATGTCGCGCAGTGCTTGGTATCGCAAAATGTCTAAGTATGATGCGGTTTAA
- the crcB gene encoding fluoride efflux transporter CrcB, which translates to MTGIKLYFYVALGGATGACLRYFISESMIKLLGKGFPFATLTVNILGSLMLGVLYGLLEKELIVVNPTKSLIGIGFLGALTTFSTFSIDTLLLLQQGHWLKATLNVFLNVIGCVFVAYLGMQLAMQKG; encoded by the coding sequence ATGACAGGGATTAAACTCTATTTTTACGTTGCTCTTGGTGGTGCAACAGGTGCGTGTCTTCGTTATTTTATTAGTGAATCAATGATAAAACTTTTGGGAAAGGGATTCCCTTTTGCTACCCTGACAGTTAATATTCTCGGTTCATTAATGTTAGGCGTTTTATACGGCCTACTAGAAAAAGAATTAATTGTTGTTAACCCCACCAAATCACTTATCGGAATTGGCTTTTTAGGGGCGTTAACAACGTTTTCAACCTTCTCGATAGATACGCTATTGCTGTTACAGCAAGGGCACTGGTTGAAAGCAACACTCAATGTATTTTTAAATGTAATTGGTTGTGTTTTTGTTGCCTATTTAGGTATGCAGCTAGCAATGCAAAAAGGTTAA
- a CDS encoding efflux RND transporter periplasmic adaptor subunit — MFIRHYTQGASNLVKRDEILVAKVKQGDFAIDVKGLGSLALEKRHLITTNAGGKVVEVLVKPGEYVKRGDIIARLDNPQIKETLIQKNSLLLKMVAQHKAELAQQKAYLQEAETAYHDADLAHKANTMEWQAQATLIAQGNSTISKLEHQRSEFTVKRSLKQLALQKAKVATQKEILAAKQNAQQAEQQSLKSEISLLSQHISQLDVISPITGQIQNMFVELGTQLASTGSVAEVADQTKLIAKINVAELDAPNVKVGQQATIDTYTSRLDAQVTRVSPKVNNGHVEVELSLIDAIPSEARDKLNIEGIINTSFKTHTLFVALPRNAIAESTNNVFVLEKHLATKQAVTFGKRSVNYIEVVAGLTIDQEIIISDMEKYTNDTQVLVR; from the coding sequence ATGTTTATTCGTCATTATACCCAAGGTGCGTCAAACTTGGTTAAACGAGACGAAATCTTGGTCGCAAAAGTTAAACAGGGCGATTTTGCGATAGACGTAAAAGGACTAGGCAGTTTAGCACTTGAAAAACGCCATTTAATAACGACAAATGCAGGCGGAAAGGTTGTTGAAGTGTTGGTAAAACCGGGTGAATATGTAAAACGAGGCGACATTATAGCGCGCTTAGACAACCCGCAAATCAAAGAGACTCTCATTCAAAAAAATAGCCTTTTGCTTAAAATGGTTGCGCAACATAAAGCGGAGTTGGCACAGCAAAAAGCGTATCTTCAAGAAGCTGAAACTGCCTACCATGATGCCGACCTCGCCCACAAAGCCAACACAATGGAGTGGCAAGCGCAGGCAACCTTAATCGCACAAGGCAATAGCACTATTTCGAAACTTGAACATCAGCGTAGCGAATTCACCGTAAAGCGCAGTTTAAAGCAACTTGCGTTACAAAAAGCGAAAGTGGCGACGCAAAAAGAAATACTCGCCGCAAAACAAAACGCGCAACAAGCAGAGCAGCAAAGCTTAAAATCTGAAATCAGTTTGCTTAGCCAACATATTTCACAATTAGATGTGATATCACCAATTACTGGTCAAATCCAAAATATGTTTGTTGAGCTAGGCACACAGCTGGCAAGTACTGGCTCAGTTGCCGAAGTTGCAGACCAAACCAAACTAATTGCCAAAATAAATGTAGCAGAACTTGATGCACCTAACGTTAAAGTAGGCCAGCAGGCTACAATTGATACCTATACGTCTCGCTTAGATGCACAAGTCACTCGCGTATCGCCCAAAGTGAACAACGGCCATGTTGAAGTTGAGCTTTCATTAATTGATGCAATTCCGTCAGAAGCGCGCGATAAACTCAATATTGAAGGCATTATTAACACTAGCTTTAAAACTCATACACTATTTGTTGCGCTACCGCGTAACGCCATTGCCGAAAGCACAAACAATGTATTTGTGCTGGAAAAGCATCTTGCAACCAAACAAGCGGTAACATTTGGTAAACGCTCCGTGAATTATATTGAAGTTGTAGCAGGGCTAACAATCGACCAAGAAATTATTATTTCCGATATGGAAAAATACACCAACGACACGCAAGTGCTTGTACGCTAG
- a CDS encoding ABC transporter ATP-binding protein, which produces MNPVITLKNIEKLFKTDEIATQALNGINLVVNPGEFVAITGPSGCGKSTLLSVLGLIDEPTDGEYSISGKQAVNLSSDQRAHIRANHIGFIFQAFNLISDLNVLENVMLPLTYIGGYSEQQMIEKARKALMLVDLENRINHFPSQLSGGQQQRVAVARALINEPDLILADEPTGNLDSKNAQQVLQLLKDLHLSGKTICMVTHDAESTHYASRTLNMLDGAIVRDKQKTSDTNPSVVLEV; this is translated from the coding sequence ATGAATCCAGTTATTACTTTAAAAAACATAGAAAAATTATTCAAAACCGATGAAATCGCAACGCAAGCACTTAATGGCATTAATCTAGTGGTTAATCCCGGGGAGTTTGTGGCTATAACAGGGCCTTCTGGTTGCGGTAAGTCGACGTTACTTTCTGTGTTAGGGCTGATTGATGAGCCAACAGATGGCGAATACAGCATTAGTGGCAAACAAGCGGTTAATTTAAGTTCTGATCAACGCGCGCATATTCGCGCTAATCATATTGGATTTATCTTCCAAGCATTTAACCTTATAAGTGACTTAAATGTACTTGAAAATGTGATGTTGCCACTGACCTATATCGGTGGCTACTCGGAACAACAAATGATAGAAAAAGCGCGTAAGGCGTTGATGTTAGTTGACCTTGAAAATCGCATTAATCACTTTCCTTCACAGTTATCAGGGGGGCAACAGCAGCGTGTTGCGGTAGCTCGCGCGCTTATTAACGAGCCTGATTTAATTTTAGCGGATGAACCAACGGGTAACTTAGATTCGAAAAACGCGCAACAAGTATTGCAGTTACTAAAAGATTTACACCTGTCAGGTAAAACAATTTGTATGGTAACCCACGATGCAGAGTCAACACACTATGCCAGTCGTACGTTGAACATGTTAGACGGTGCAATTGTGCGTGATAAACAGAAAACCTCGGATACTAACCCTTCAGTGGTGTTAGAGGTATAA
- a CDS encoding ABC transporter permease, protein MGLLLDFRYALRNIVKSLRFSLLMIFIMVGSLTISLIGFNFIHTIAFSHSSFNHNKEDIRILKVWNSLTSQREFTYSMLDGFKQLDEVNSLESWITIKRSSLWLSTQHYGKHFRASYVDPSFFKFLGQEPVIGRGFTNVDYSNNAPDVVVISHIVWQQLFQRDSAILGKQLNVAGKPHTIVGVMEKRNHFPIFSKIWLPLKQANMKPDDGIDILYKLPNAEFERTFETQIAHYFYNAIKDQVSDSDKQTGQGVRIESLTLVELNTDGEAVFVFGLFVFGIVIVLFISGVNIGNLLFAKIMEKQKESAIRAAIGATQKRVIQQHVTEGLIYCIVSWVFALIFTSLGLEILNFYMNVMFGGKMPYWWYWHLNVQTVLVSLLLLAIIFTFAVLLPAYKSAKFNISNVLRDGTRGATGKETTLMSRRLLCVQVSLVSFLLMIASTVGYVMYSIATNIDGELSKGVYSVYLDFDNNDELTNDEQLTLINTLAVGLSKQGNIIDAVVFDSHIHADVLYPNGDIYNEKFISISAESHLFARELLTGRNFNSNDNSESKPVVIISESLANALFGNQNVIGSQLMLKDAMWPSVEIIGVAKDEISGVSGDSRHELYFSLRQTHFMDDSVNIRLLTNNTANEALEDFYRVKMQLSHDLTMYYMFDHYDNHTSMIKSFAAIIYVFLLVGGFALTLSLIGIYAMGISNINKSRYEIGIRRAIGAKDSQIMRLFIKKNITHILYGIGTSLLVFGILCYLAESFLRGNVPINIMLEAGALTVVVVLAAVCLALYVPVRHVIKQQPATSLRMD, encoded by the coding sequence ATGGGGCTGTTATTAGATTTTCGCTACGCGCTACGCAATATCGTTAAATCACTGCGTTTTTCACTGTTAATGATCTTTATTATGGTAGGGAGTTTAACCATTTCATTGATAGGGTTTAACTTTATTCATACCATCGCGTTTTCGCACTCAAGTTTTAATCACAACAAAGAAGACATTCGCATCTTAAAGGTATGGAATTCGTTAACATCGCAACGAGAATTTACGTATTCGATGTTAGATGGCTTTAAACAGCTGGATGAGGTCAATTCACTTGAAAGCTGGATCACCATTAAGCGCAGCAGTTTATGGTTGAGTACGCAACATTATGGTAAGCATTTTCGAGCGTCTTATGTTGACCCGTCATTTTTTAAGTTTTTGGGACAAGAGCCGGTAATTGGGCGAGGCTTTACGAACGTCGATTACAGTAATAATGCGCCTGATGTGGTAGTGATTTCACATATCGTGTGGCAGCAACTATTTCAGCGCGATAGCGCTATTCTTGGTAAACAGTTAAACGTGGCAGGCAAGCCCCATACTATTGTTGGCGTAATGGAAAAGCGTAATCATTTTCCGATTTTTTCAAAGATTTGGTTGCCGCTAAAGCAGGCGAATATGAAGCCTGATGATGGTATCGATATTCTTTATAAGTTGCCAAATGCCGAATTTGAACGCACCTTCGAAACCCAAATCGCTCATTATTTTTACAACGCAATCAAAGATCAGGTAAGTGACAGTGATAAACAAACCGGGCAGGGTGTGCGTATTGAGTCACTCACTTTGGTTGAACTCAATACCGACGGTGAAGCCGTATTTGTATTTGGTTTGTTTGTGTTTGGTATTGTGATTGTGCTGTTTATTTCAGGGGTGAATATTGGCAACTTACTGTTTGCGAAAATTATGGAAAAGCAAAAGGAGTCTGCTATTCGCGCTGCAATCGGTGCAACACAAAAGCGTGTGATCCAGCAGCATGTTACAGAAGGTCTAATATATTGCATCGTTAGTTGGGTATTTGCCTTGATCTTTACGTCGTTAGGACTAGAAATACTGAATTTTTACATGAATGTAATGTTTGGCGGAAAAATGCCGTATTGGTGGTATTGGCATTTAAATGTGCAAACAGTTTTAGTCTCGCTGTTACTATTAGCCATTATTTTTACATTTGCTGTGTTACTGCCGGCATATAAATCGGCAAAGTTTAATATTAGCAATGTACTGCGCGATGGTACACGAGGCGCAACGGGTAAAGAAACCACACTGATGTCACGTCGCTTATTGTGCGTACAAGTATCATTGGTGAGTTTTTTGCTAATGATTGCAAGTACTGTTGGCTATGTGATGTATTCAATTGCAACGAATATCGATGGCGAGCTCAGTAAAGGCGTTTACTCAGTTTATCTAGATTTTGATAATAATGATGAGTTAACCAACGACGAGCAATTAACACTAATAAATACGTTAGCGGTGGGGCTTTCAAAACAAGGCAATATTATTGACGCGGTAGTGTTTGATTCGCATATACACGCTGACGTACTGTACCCAAATGGTGATATCTATAATGAGAAGTTTATCAGTATTAGTGCAGAGTCACATTTGTTTGCCCGAGAGTTGTTAACTGGGCGAAATTTCAATAGCAATGACAACAGTGAATCAAAACCAGTAGTCATCATTAGTGAGTCACTTGCTAACGCTTTGTTTGGTAATCAAAATGTAATCGGGTCGCAATTAATGTTGAAAGACGCGATGTGGCCAAGTGTTGAGATTATCGGCGTTGCGAAAGATGAAATCAGCGGAGTATCAGGTGACTCGCGCCATGAGCTTTACTTTAGTTTACGCCAAACCCATTTTATGGATGACAGTGTAAACATTCGATTATTGACCAATAACACGGCAAATGAAGCATTAGAGGACTTCTATCGCGTTAAGATGCAATTATCTCATGATTTAACCATGTATTACATGTTCGACCATTACGATAACCACACATCCATGATTAAATCATTTGCAGCGATTATTTATGTATTTTTGCTGGTAGGTGGTTTCGCTCTAACGCTATCGCTAATCGGTATTTATGCGATGGGTATTAGTAATATCAATAAATCCCGCTATGAGATAGGAATTCGCCGCGCGATTGGGGCTAAAGATAGCCAAATTATGCGGTTATTTATTAAAAAGAACATTACGCATATTTTGTACGGTATTGGTACGTCGTTGTTAGTGTTTGGCATTCTATGTTATCTTGCAGAAAGCTTTTTAAGAGGAAATGTGCCAATTAACATTATGTTAGAGGCGGGTGCATTGACTGTAGTTGTGGTACTTGCAGCGGTTTGTCTCGCACTATACGTACCAGTAAGGCACGTTATTAAACAGCAGCCTGCAACAAGTTTAAGAATGGATTAA
- the serS gene encoding serine--tRNA ligase yields the protein MLDPRFLRQDIEEAAERLKGRGFELNVAEIQALEEKRKALQVKTQELQNERNTRSKAIGQAKAKGEDIAPLLAAVGSLGDELDAAKKEQDEILAELNAIAATIPNLPDSEVPFGNDEDDNVEVVKWGEPKQYDFEVKDHVDLGEGLAKGLDFEAGVKLSGARFTVMRGKVARMHRALVQFMLDTHTDTNGYTEMYVPYLVNKDSLYGTGQLPKFAEDLFHTEAISEHNEGFSLIPTAEVPLTNLGRDVIFDEAELPLKMTAHTPCFRSEAGSYGRDTRGLIRQHQFDKVELVQLVKPEDSMQALEDLTNHAEGILQALELPYRKVILCTGDMGFGASKTYDLEVWLPAQDTYREISSCSNMQDFQARRMQARFRRQGEKKPELLHTLNGSGLAVGRTLVAILENYQQADGSVVVPEVLRPYMGGLEVITA from the coding sequence ATGTTAGACCCACGATTTTTACGTCAGGATATCGAAGAAGCCGCAGAGCGCCTAAAAGGCCGAGGTTTTGAATTAAACGTAGCAGAAATTCAAGCGCTTGAAGAAAAGCGTAAAGCGCTACAAGTTAAAACACAAGAATTACAAAATGAGCGTAACACACGCTCCAAAGCAATTGGTCAAGCAAAAGCAAAAGGTGAAGACATTGCACCTCTGTTGGCTGCTGTAGGTTCCTTAGGTGATGAGTTGGATGCTGCTAAAAAAGAACAAGACGAAATCCTTGCTGAATTAAATGCCATTGCTGCAACGATCCCTAACTTACCAGATAGCGAAGTACCATTTGGTAACGACGAAGACGATAACGTTGAAGTGGTTAAATGGGGCGAGCCAAAACAATATGACTTTGAAGTAAAAGATCACGTTGATTTAGGTGAAGGTTTAGCAAAAGGCTTAGATTTTGAAGCGGGCGTTAAACTTTCAGGCGCACGCTTTACTGTAATGCGCGGCAAAGTGGCGCGTATGCACCGTGCCCTTGTGCAATTTATGCTTGATACGCACACAGACACAAACGGTTATACCGAAATGTATGTACCGTATTTAGTAAACAAAGACAGCTTGTACGGCACAGGTCAGTTACCTAAGTTCGCAGAAGATTTATTCCACACAGAAGCAATCAGCGAGCATAATGAAGGGTTTAGCCTAATTCCAACGGCAGAAGTACCATTAACTAACCTTGGCCGCGATGTTATTTTTGATGAAGCTGAATTACCATTAAAAATGACTGCACATACACCGTGTTTCCGCAGTGAAGCAGGTAGCTATGGCCGTGACACACGTGGTCTTATTCGTCAGCACCAGTTCGACAAAGTTGAATTAGTACAGCTAGTAAAGCCTGAAGACTCAATGCAAGCGTTAGAAGATCTGACTAACCACGCCGAAGGTATTTTACAAGCACTTGAACTACCGTACCGTAAAGTAATTTTATGTACTGGTGATATGGGCTTTGGCGCAAGCAAAACATACGACTTAGAAGTATGGCTGCCAGCGCAAGACACTTACCGTGAAATTTCAAGCTGCTCAAATATGCAAGATTTCCAAGCACGCCGTATGCAAGCACGTTTTCGTCGTCAAGGTGAGAAAAAGCCTGAGTTACTGCACACACTAAATGGTTCTGGTTTAGCGGTTGGTCGTACACTTGTAGCGATTCTAGAGAACTATCAGCAAGCAGATGGCTCGGTAGTGGTACCAGAAGTACTTCGTCCATACATGGGCGGCTTAGAAGTTATTACTGCATAA